The window AACGCCAGTCCGCCCAGCACCAGACCGGCCAGACCGGCCACCAGCCCGGCGATGCCCAGCCCGACCCCGGCCGAGCCGTCCTCGTCATCGTCGTCGTCGGCCTGGGCGACGGGGGCCACCGACGGGGTCGCCCCGCCGGACGCCGGGTCGGCCGCCTTGGCCAGCTTCAACACCGGGGCCGGGTGCTCCGGCTCCTCGGCACCGGCCGCCGCCGGCTCGTCGATCCAGCGCGAGATGTTGCCGTCCGAGTAGGTCTGGAGCACCTTGAAGACCAACTGGTCGACCTGGGGCAGCGGGCCCAGCGAGACGCCGAACTCCTGGAACTGCTCCGGCTTGACCTCCGCGCCCGCGGTGGCGGTCCAGGTGATCTTCGACACCGCCTCGGTGATCTGGCTGCCGTGCACCTCCAGCGGCGGGTCGACCTTGCGCTTCTCCAGGGCCACCGTCCAGCCCGGCACCGCGATGGTCGAGACCGACGCGACCGGGGCGTTCTCCGGCAGGTTGACCTCGATCTTCGTGGTGGACGCGGTGTCGCTCTCGTTCGGCACGCGGAAGGCCACCCGGCCGTATCCGCCCTGGGTCGCCTCCTTCGGATTGACCGTGACGTGCGCGGACGCCGGCAGGGCGACGCCGAACACGCCGACGAGAGCGGCGCCGAGCACGAGAGCGGCCGCGGTCGCGGTACGCCGGGGACGGATCATGGAAGTGCCTTCCTAGTTGATCGGCACGGTGGCGGTCACCGTGGCCTGGTCGATGTCGGAAATCCGGACGGTGAAGCGCAGTTGCCACTCGCCCGCGGTGGGGAGGTTGATCTCACCGGTGGCGTGGTTGTCGGTCAGCGGCAGCAACGGGATCTCGATCGGCTCGACGCCCTTGGACGGCAGGGCGGCGGTGCCGGTCCACTCGACCACCGGCTGCGGCTTGTTGTCCGCGGTGTACGCGTACAGGTGGATCGAGTTGCTGCCGGTGCCGGCCGGGTCGACCTCCACCTCGACCGAGAGCAGGTTGCTGGTCAACGTGGTGGAGAAGAACCCCGCACCGGCGGCCCCGTCGTTGGCCTCGGCGGTCCGCCCCGGCGGGGTCTGTACCAGGACCGCCGAGATGGCGAGGATCAGCGCGGTGACGCCCAGCTCGGTCCAGACCGCCCGGCGCATCCGCCCCGGCTGCTCGGTCGCGAGCCGCCGCTGGACCAGCCGGCGGGAGTACGCGGCGACACCGATCACCAGGCCGAAGAGCACCACCTTCGCGATGATCAGGCGGCCGTACGTGGTGTCGATCAGGGCGCTCGGCGTGGCCACCTCGATCAGTGCCTGGACGACCCCGGCGAGCAGGAGCGCGGAGACCGCCACCGCCGCCCAGCGGGACCAGATCGGCAGGATCGCCCCGAGTTCCCGCTCGTCGGCCCGGCGCAGCAGGAAGGCGACCAGCATCAGCAGCCCGCCGAGCCAGACCGCCATGCTGCCCACGTGCACCGCGTCGACCAGCACCGACACCGCCGGTACGGGTGACGCCGCCGAGTGTCCGGCCAGCGGCCAGGTGAACAACCCGGCCACCCCGAGTACGGCCAGCAGGATGTGGTCGGCCCGACCCGCGTTGCCGCGCAGCACGGGGCGGAGCAGGATCGCGGCGGCCACCAGGATGCCGAGCCGGACCAGCAGCACCGCGCCGAACGTACTGGCGAGCACGTCGCTCAGGGCGCTCCCGCTGATCGAGAACAGACCGCCGCCGGTGGTGTAGGGGACCTGGAGCCAGATCCCGATCAGGGTCGCCGCGGTGACCAGGCCGAACCCGGTCCAGACCAGTCGGGCCGGGCCGCGCCGGTCCAGCCGCTGCGGCCAGAGCAGGCTGAGCACCAGGACCGGGCCGACGAGCAGCACCAGCCCGGCGTACCCGAGGTATTTGCCGACCGCGACGGCGGCGGTGATCGCCGGGTCGACGGTGTCGTTCTCGGTGTCCGTCGGCGGGCTGGACGGCGCACCGACCGAGTACGTGTAACCCCCGGCCACCGGGTGGCTGTCGGCGGAGATCACCCGGTAGCTGACCAGGTAGGTGCCCCTGGGACCGCCCGGGTCGACCGGGATGGTCACCACGGCGCCGTCGAAGACCGGCTCGCCCCGGTCCACCCGCGCCCCGTCCGGGGCGAGCACCCGGATCTTGTCGGGTACGTTCCGGACGCCCTCGCTGAACGTGAGCACCACCTCGGTGGGCGCGCTGGGCAGCACCGCGTCCGCGACCGGGCTGCTGCTGACCAGCACCGCGTGGGCGCTGGCCGGGCTGGCGGGCCCGAGCAGCAGGGCGAACATCGCCAGCAGGAGGCCGAGCATCGCCCCGGCCCGCGATACCCATGATCTTTGTGCGGCAGTCATGCGAGACATGCTCGCCCAGAAACCCACCACGGCGCGACCTCGTGTCACCCGCGTCCCGCCACCACCACCGCGCCGAGCGGCGGATCGGTACGCCGGGTGACCCGGCCGAGCGCCCAGAGCAGCCCGGCCTGCACCACCGTGGCGAGGTGGCCGATCTCGTGCACCACGGCCGTGGTCGAGTTCACGATGTCGACCACGCTGGTGCCGGCGAGGCAGACCGCGAGAACGAGGGCGACCGGTACGAACGCCTGCGCCCGCTCCGGCCGGTACGCGGCGAGTGCGAACCCGACCGCGAGGGCCACGTCGAACGACGCCATCTCCCGGCTGGTGTGCAGGTCGAGGTCGACGCCGAAACCGGCGAGCAGGATCGGCAGGGCGATGGCGAACTGGGCGACGGCGGCCACCGCCACCGCGACCCGGAGGATCTGGCGCCGGCCGTACGCGGCCTGGGCGCGGCGGCGGGCGGCTGCGGCGTTCACCGGGTCGGCGGCCACCGCCGCGAGTACGGTGGCAGTCAGGTCCGGCACCTCGACCGCCTGGGCGCGACTCATGACCCGGCCGAGTTCCTCCGCCCGGGCCAGCCACACCTGGCAGCCGGGGCAGGTCACGGTGTGCGCGTCGAGCGCCTCCAGCGGCGCCCGCGGGTCTTCTCCGTCGAGCCGCGCGGACAGCGCGACCCGTACCTCGTCGCAGGTCATGGGGAGATAGTCGATGTCCGGGGCGGAAAAGTTCCCGACCGTGCTCAACCCCACCCAAGCCAGCCAAGGCCGCCCCCGCACTCCGGCCGCGCGCGTAACCTCGGATGTCGTGATCCCCGTCCCGCGCGAGTCCGCCCAGGCCAGCGCCACCGTCGACCCACCGCCGGTGGTGACGACGATCACGGACGCCGAGATGATCTCGGTAGCGGGGGTGGCGGCAGCCGATCGGACGTTGGCCCTGGACGACGCGACCCACTGGGCGTTGCGTGCCCGCGACGGGGATCCGTCCGCGCAGGCGGCGTTCGTCCGGGCCACCCAGGCCGAGGTGTGGCGGTTCACCGCCGCCCTGGTCGACCGGGACAGTGCGGACGACCTGCTCCAGGACACCTATCTGCGCGCGTTCCGAGCACTGCCGGCGTTCGAGGGCCGGTCGAGTGCGCGTACGTGGTTGCTCGGCATCGCCCGGCGGGCCTGCGCCGACCATCTCCGTACGGTGGTCCGGCGACGCCGGTTGGACGAGCGGTTGACCGGGCAGGCGCACACCGATCACCCGTACCCGGATCCGGCCGGGCAGTTCGGTGCGGCGGACCTGCTCCGGCGGCTGCCCGCCGAGCGGCGCGGCGCGTTTGTCCTCACCCAACTCCTCGGGCTGTCGTACGCCGAGGCGGCGGCGGTGGAGGGGGTGCCGGTGGGCACCATCCGGTCCCGGGTGGCGCGGGCGCGGGCCGAACTGGTCGAGGCGGTCGGCGATGCGCTGGCGAGCTGAACCGGGCGGCGGTCGGGAAAACGCCGGGGTCGGCTGGGAGCGTTTCGGGATCGGCTGGGAGGTTCCTGGGGTCTGCTGGGACTTGACTGGGAAGCGGAACCGCCCGGCAGGGTCCGGCGACTAAGGAGCCATGACCATGGTGACCTCAGCACGCGCGCGTTGGGATCCCGTCCAACCGTGGCTCGGGCTGGCCGTACGCCTCGGCTTGGCGGCGGTGTGGTTCTGGGCCGGCAGCACGAAAGTCGGTGACCTGGCCGCCGCCGGCCGGGCCGTGAACGCGTACCAGATTTTCTCCTTCGACGTGTCCAGGGTGATCGGGGCGGCACAGCCGTTCGTCGAGATCGCCCTCGGCGTACTCCTGCTCCTCGGGCTGGCCACCCGACTGGCCGCCGGTGTCTCCGCGCTCCTGCTGGTGCTGTTCATCGCGGGGATCGCCTCGGCCTGGGCCCGTGGCCTGGCGATCGACTGCGGGTGCTTCAGCGAGGGCGGGCCGCTGGCCGTCGGCCAGACCCCGAGTTACCTGCCCGAGATCCTCCGGGACATCGGGTTCCTGATCATGGCGGCGTTCCTGCTGCGCTGGCCGCCCAGCCCATTGTCGATCGACCGGTGGATGGCCGGCGGGCAGCGTCTGGAGGACGAGGATGAGTAGCCCACGGGGGCCGGGCCGCCAAGGCGGTTCGGGACGCAGGCCGGACAAGGCCCAGCAGGGCCCGCAGAAGGCACAGGGACCGCAGAAGGCACAGAAGGGACAGAAGGCGGCGCAGAAGAAGAGTTCCGCCCGGGTGGTCCGCGAGCAACTGGCCCGGGAGCGCCGCCGCCGACGCACGATCTGGACCTCGCTGATCGCGGTCGCGGTGCTGGTCATCGCCGGTCTGATCGGCTGGAGCGTCTTCGCCAGCCAGCCTTCGACCAGCGACTTCACCGCGCCGGCCAACGCCACCGCGGACGGCAACGCGATAGTGGTCGGCACCGGGCCGGTCACCATCGACATCTACGAGGACTTCATCTGCCCGTTCTGCGGCCAGTTCGAGAAGTCCACCGGCGCCACGCTCGACCAGCTGGTCAGCGAGAACAAGGTGAAGCTCCAGTTCCACCCGGTCGCGTACCTCGACCGGGCCTCCTCGACCAACTACTCGACCCGGTCGTCCGCCGCCTCCGGCTGCGCGGCCGACGAGGGCAAATACCGGGAGTACGCCGAAGCGCTGTTCAACCGGCAGCCGGCCGAGGGCAGTGCCGGACTGAGCGACGACGAGCTGATCAGCATCGGGACCTCGGTCGGGCTGGACGGGGGCACCTTCGGGTCCTGCGTACGTGACGGTACGTTCAAGCCGTGGACCGCGCATGTGACCGAGGCGGCGAGCCGGGCGAACATCAACAGCACGCCGACCGTACTCGTCAACGGCAAGGGCGTGAACCCGAACGCCGACGCCCTCAACGCGGCAGTGGCAGCGGCCACGAAGTGATCCGTCGACTGCTCACCGTGTGCGTCGCCGGCCTGCTCGGCGCGCTCGCGGTGGGCAGCCCGGCGCTCGCCCACGGTGCGGACGCCCCGGACGGCACCGACTACCGGACCTCGGTCACCACGCTCGCCCCGGCTCTGCCCGGCCTCACCGTACGGGCGGTCGAGGCGGGCGCCCGGCTGGAGCTGACCAACCGGACCGGCCGGACCGTCGAGGTCCTCGGCTATGCCGGTGAGCCCTACCTCGAGGTCCGCCCGGACGGGGTGTACGAGAACCGGAACTCCCCCGCGACGTACCTGAACCGGACCCTGGACGGGGACACCGAACCGCCGGCCGGGACCGACCCGACCCTGCCCCCGTCGTGGCAGCGGATCGGCACCGAACCGGTGGCCCGGTGGCACGACCAGCGCACCCACTGGCTGGAGGAGGCCCCACCGGAGCAGGTACGCGCCGACCCGGACCGGACGCACCGGATCCGGGACTGGACGGTCCCGTTGCGCGACGGCGTCACCCCGATCGAGCTGCACGGGACCCTGGACTGGTTGCCGCCACCGAGCCCCGGACCGTGGTGGCTGGTGAGCCTGGTCGGCGCGCTCGCCCTCGGCACGCTCGGCCTGCTCCCGGCCGGTACGCGTCGCGGCCGTCTGGTGACGGCAACGCTGGCCGGGGGCTTCGCCCTGGCCGGGGCGGGTGCGGTCGCCTTCGCGGTGGCCCGCGAGTTGGACGCCGGGGCGGACGGGCTGGGCGGGGTGACGCAGGGCCTGCTCGCCGGGCAGATCTGGCCGCTGCTCACCGGGCTCGGCGCGCTCGCCGCCGGGGCGTACGCGTTGGCCCGACGCCCGGCCGCCGACTTCGCCCTGGCCCTGTCCGGGGCCTGCCTGGCCCTGTTCGCCGGGGTCGCGAACGCGGCGGTGTTCGGCCGGTCGGTGGCCCCCGTGCCCTGGCCGGGGACGTCGGCGCGGGTCCTGGTCGCGGCCATGATCGTGATCGGGGTCGGTGGGACGCTGGCCGGTGTGCTGCGGCTGCGCGCGGTGGAACGCGACGCCCCCGGCGCCGGTGGCGTCGTGCACCGGGATGCGGCGGCGGGCGATCAGCCTCGGGCGGCTGCCGCGACGGGGTCGAATCCGTAGGGCAGTTCGAGCCGGTGCCGGGCCAGCAGGTCGGCGTCGGCGAGCACCTCGGCCGTGCCGCCGTCGGCGACGATCCGGCCACCGTCGAGGATCACCGCCCGATCGCAGAGTTCCAACGCGTACGGCAGGTCGTGGGTGACCATCAGCAGGGTCACCGGCAGTCCGCGCAGGATCTCGGCCAGTTCCCGGCGGGCGGCCGGATCGAGGTTGGACGACGGCTCGTCGAGCACCAGGATCTCCGGGTGCATGGCGAGCACGGTGGCCACCGCGACCCGGCGACGCTGGCCGAACGACAGGTGGTGCGGCGCCCGGTCCCGGTGCTCGCTCATCCCGACCGCGGTCAGTGCCTCGTCGACCCGGGCGGCCAGTTCGGCACCGCGCAGCCCGAGGTTGGCCGGGCCGAACGCCACGTCCTCCGCGACGGTGGGCAGGAAGAGCTGGTCGTCGGGGTCCTGGAAGACGATGCCGACCCGGCGGCGGATCTCGCCCAGGGTGGCCCGGTCCCGGTCCACGGTCAGCCCGCCGACGGCGACGGTTCCCTGCGCCGCGGCGAGGATCCCGTTCAGGTGCAGCACCAGCGTGGTCTTGCCCGCGCCGTTCGGCCCGAGCAGGGCCACCCTGTCCCCCTTCGGCACGGTCAGGTCGACCCCGTGCAGGGCGACGTGACCGTCGGGGTAGGCGAAGCGCACGCCGCGTACGTCCAGCGAGGGGGCGGTTTCCACAGCATCGATCATGACAGCCTCGGATTGGTGGCGCCGACGCTGGTCAGGCCGGTGCGGGCGGCGCTCGTCCGACCACCGGTGCGGCTCATCCGAGGACCAGGGCGGTCACGGCGATGCCGGCGGCGGCGAGCGGTACGGCCGCACCGGCGACCCAGTGCCCGGCGGTCGCGGCACCGGTGGACTGCCACACCGCCGGCATCCGACCGTCGTAGCCACGGGCGAGCATCGCCAGGTAGACCCGCTCGCCGCGTTCGTACGCGCGGAGGAAGAGCGCGCCGATGCCGGCCGCGAAGCCCCGCAACTGCCAGAGGAAGCGCGGGTCGTCGCCACGGGAGAGCCGGGCGACCCGCATCCGCCGGGCCTCCCCGGCCAGCACGTCGAGGTAGCGGAGCATGAAGGTGGCGATCTGGGTGAGGACCTGCGGGCAGTGCAGCCGGTCCAGGCCGAGGATCAGGTCCCGCATGGTGGTGGTCCCGGCCAGCAGGAGCGAGGCGAGTACGCCGAGGGTGCCCTTGGCGAGGATGTTCCAGCCGCCGTACAGGCCGTCGACGGAGAGGCTCAGGCCGAGCCAGCTCACCCGCTCGCCGTGGCCGAGGAACGGCAGCGCGAAGGCGAAGAAGACGAACGGCAGCTCGATCAGCGATCGCTTGAGCAGCCAGCCGGGGCCGATCCGGGCCAGCGCCGCCACCACGACCACCAGTACGGCGTACCCGCCGAACGCCCAGAACGCGTGTCTCGGGGTGGCGACCACGGCGATGCTGAAGGCCACCATCGCCGTGATCTTCACCTCGGGGGCGAGCCGGTGCACGGGCGAGTCGCCCTCCCGGTAGAGCACGTGCGCGTGCCCGGCGCCCATCTACTTCGCCGCTTCCGAGCCGGCCGGGACAGTGGTTGCGTCGGCGGTGTCGCCGGTGTCGGCGGGTCCGCTCGTGGCGGTGCCCCGGCGGCGGGTCAGCCAGAACAGGCCACCGCCGAGAGCGAAGGTGATCAGCACCCCGGCCACCCCGGACAACCCGGTGGACAGGTACGAGTTCCGCACGCCCTGCACCCCGTAGTCGGCCAGCGGGCTGTCGGCCAGCTCGTGGTCCTTGGTCTGCTGTGCCGGGCAGCTCCCGCCGGTGATGTTGTCCTCGGCGTCGAAGGTGCAGCCCTCACGCAGCGAGGAGTCCAGTCCGTCCGGGTGGGACGAGGCGAAGTTGCTGACCACCCCGGCGAGCAGCAGGGCGACCAGCAGCCCGCCGATGAGGAAGGCCCAGTTCCGCTGCTTCATCGCGCACCTCCGGCGATCGGGTCGGCCAGGACCGGCACCGGCCGCAGGCCGCGCAGGGCGTAGACGAGGTCGGGTCGTACCTTGGCGACGGTGACCACGGTGGTGGCGGTGATCAGGCCCTCGCCGATGCCGATCAGCAGGTGGGCGCCGGCCATGGTGGCGGCCAGCCCACCGAGCGAGTCACCGAGGTCGGTGGTCCCGCCGAGCCAGTACTGCAGGATGAAGCCCTGCGAGGCGACCACGACGCTGATCATGGCGGAGACGAAGCCGGTCACCGCCAGCCCGGCCGGCGTACGCGGCAGGACCCGGAGCAGGAGGGCGATCAGCAGGTAACCGACGGCCGTACCGAGGATCGCCATGTTGGTGATGTTCAGCCCGATCATCGCCACGCCGCCGTCGCTGAAGACCAGCGCCTGGACGACCAGCACCACCGACACGCAGAGCGCGCCGACCCACGGCCCGACCAGGATCGCGGCGAGCGCGCCGCCGAGCAGATGTCCGCTGACCCCGGCGGTGAAGATCGGGAAGTTCAGCATCTGGACGGCGAAGATGAACGCGGCCACCAGGCCGGCCATGGGTGCCAGCCGGTCGTCGAGGTCGCGCCGGGCGCGGATCACGCAGAACGTGAGCACCACCAGCGTGAACGCCGCGAAGATCGCGGCTACGGGACCGTCGATGATCCCGTTCGAGATGTGCATCGCGATGGACTGCACTGATTCCTCCCCACCCGCGGCGTGAAGGTCCGTGCCGGCGGGATCGCAGCGTATTTGCCAACGTGCCCTTGTTGCCAACATCTTGCAACAACTACTGACACCGATCAAGATCGTGCCTGCTGGCGGGGGTAATGTCACGCCCCATGACGGGTTCTCGCCTCGCGCCGGGCGATTCGGCGCCAGAATTCACCCTCCCGACCGACGACGGCAAGACCCTTGCCCTCAAGGAGCTACGCGGTCGGAAGGTCGTGCTCTACGCGTACCCGGCCGCGATGACACCGGGCTGCACCAAGCAGGCCTGCGACTTCCGCGACTCGCTCGCCTCGCTCCAGGCCGCCGGGTACGAGGTCGTCGGCATCTCCCCCGACCAGCCCGCCAAGCTGGCCAAGTTCCGCGAGCGCGACGCGATCACGTTCCCGCTCGTCTCCGACGCCGACAAGGCGGTGCTGACCGCGTACGGCGCGTACGGCGAGAAGCAGCTCTACGGCAAGACGGTCACCGGCGTGATCCGCTCCACCTTCGTGATCGACGCCGACGGGCTGATCGAGCGGGCCCTCTACAACGTGAAGGCGACCGGCCACGTGGCCAAGCTCCGCCGCGACCTCGGCCTGGACTGATCTTCCCGCGCGACGGTCCGGTCGGCCGATCCCGGTACGCCGGACGTACGTGCGCGCGGCTGCCATCGAGGCTCTAGACTCGTACCCGCCAGCGGGAGTGGTGTAATGGCAGCCACGCAGGATTTAGGTTCCTGTGCCTTCGGGCGTGGGGGTTCGAGTCCCCCCTCCCGCACCAGGGTTCGTCGTCGATCTTGCACTTGTGGCGCCTGAATCAAGGCACTCATCCCGATTTGCCAACCACCACAAGTGCAAGATCGTTTGCGATACCCGGTGTGTGGCGGCCGGTGGTGGGGGCGGTCAGAGTACGGGCACCCGGTACACCAGCTCGTAGCGACCGCGCGGCAGCACGATCGTGGCCGTCTCCACCGGCACACCGGCCGCGTAGTACGTCCGCACAATGACCCAGACAGGCGCCGAGGACGGGGCCAGGTCCAGCGCCTCCGCTTCATCCGGCAGTGCCGGGCGGTCCGTAAGCCGCTCCTCAAAGTCGTCGATCCGCACCCCGATCGAGTCCATCCGGGCCACCACACCAACCGCGGCACCGTCCTCCGGCCACTCGACCGGGGTGCCCGCGGTAATGGCCAGCGGCTCCCACGAGGTCGAGAGTTGGATCGGCTCACCGTCGGCAGCGAACCGGTACGAGGTTCGCATCACCGGTGCGCCGGGTTCGATGGCGAGCCGCTGGGCGATCAGGTCGTCGGCGACGTCGTGCCGGCTGTCGTGATCCCATGTTGGAGTGCGTTCAGCCTGCTCGGCGTCTCGAGCGAACGGGGAGGTCGGCCCGTCTGCGGCCCGCATGTTGCGGCCGTGGGCGTAGCGGATGAGGCGGCTGCCATCGCGTACGTAGACGCCGGACCCGGCCCGGCCAATGACGAGGCCCTCGCCCTTGAGGGTGGCGATGGCCCACTTCGCGACGCTGCGGCTGATGTCGTGGGCGGCCATGAGCTTGGTTTCGCTGGGCAGCTTCGCGCCGGGCGGCAGTTCGCCGGTGAGGATTTGGGTGCGCAGGATGGCGGCGAGCTGTAGGTACGCGGGTGTGGTTCTGGGCATGGCTATACCTCCGGTCAGCCCGACCAGTCGATCACAGCTCGACCACTAAAGCTAGTACGCCAAGTTTGGCGTGGTCTATTGCCAGAGCCTACCTAGTCGACTAGCTTTTGAACCGATCCCGTCACCGCCCGACTCCGGCCAGCAACCAAGGTGGGCGGTGGCGGGATCCCTGGTCGGGCGCCGGTCCAGCTTCCCGTGGCTTGCCCGGCGCCCCGGGGCGCGGCGGCGGTAGTGGCGTCGCTCGCGCCCCACCTACTGGAGGTGGGCGATGGCAGCGATCAACAGCACCCGGCGGAAGTGGTTTCTGGACCCCGACCCTGAGCCGGTCGAGCAGGTGAACCCCGGTCCGGCACCGGCACGGGTCGAGCCGGCCCGCTCGGTGGATCCGCGTCCGGCTCTGGTGGAGGGGGCCGCGAGGGTCGGAAGGGCCTACCGGTCGGATCCGGCGACCCGGCGCCGGCTCAACTCTCGGCAAGCGGCCTGGTGGGGGGCGTCATGAGCGACGCCGCGCAGATGATCCGGGACGCGCTCCGGATCGTGGCGCAGCACCGGGACAGTACGTGCGCGCAATGCAAGGACGACGGAACCTGTCCGGCCCTTGACTGGGCGCGGGGGCTCGTCGCGACGCCGGGCGAGTGG of the Micromonospora sp. NBC_01796 genome contains:
- a CDS encoding YcnI family copper-binding membrane protein, which translates into the protein MIRPRRTATAAALVLGAALVGVFGVALPASAHVTVNPKEATQGGYGRVAFRVPNESDTASTTKIEVNLPENAPVASVSTIAVPGWTVALEKRKVDPPLEVHGSQITEAVSKITWTATAGAEVKPEQFQEFGVSLGPLPQVDQLVFKVLQTYSDGNISRWIDEPAAAGAEEPEHPAPVLKLAKAADPASGGATPSVAPVAQADDDDDEDGSAGVGLGIAGLVAGLAGLVLGGLAFARTRRPATPSDV
- a CDS encoding copper resistance CopC/CopD family protein, whose amino-acid sequence is MSRMTAAQRSWVSRAGAMLGLLLAMFALLLGPASPASAHAVLVSSSPVADAVLPSAPTEVVLTFSEGVRNVPDKIRVLAPDGARVDRGEPVFDGAVVTIPVDPGGPRGTYLVSYRVISADSHPVAGGYTYSVGAPSSPPTDTENDTVDPAITAAVAVGKYLGYAGLVLLVGPVLVLSLLWPQRLDRRGPARLVWTGFGLVTAATLIGIWLQVPYTTGGGLFSISGSALSDVLASTFGAVLLVRLGILVAAAILLRPVLRGNAGRADHILLAVLGVAGLFTWPLAGHSAASPVPAVSVLVDAVHVGSMAVWLGGLLMLVAFLLRRADERELGAILPIWSRWAAVAVSALLLAGVVQALIEVATPSALIDTTYGRLIIAKVVLFGLVIGVAAYSRRLVQRRLATEQPGRMRRAVWTELGVTALILAISAVLVQTPPGRTAEANDGAAGAGFFSTTLTSNLLSVEVEVDPAGTGSNSIHLYAYTADNKPQPVVEWTGTAALPSKGVEPIEIPLLPLTDNHATGEINLPTAGEWQLRFTVRISDIDQATVTATVPIN
- a CDS encoding zf-HC2 domain-containing protein; its protein translation is MTCDEVRVALSARLDGEDPRAPLEALDAHTVTCPGCQVWLARAEELGRVMSRAQAVEVPDLTATVLAAVAADPVNAAAARRRAQAAYGRRQILRVAVAVAAVAQFAIALPILLAGFGVDLDLHTSREMASFDVALAVGFALAAYRPERAQAFVPVALVLAVCLAGTSVVDIVNSTTAVVHEIGHLATVVQAGLLWALGRVTRRTDPPLGAVVVAGRG
- a CDS encoding sigma-70 family RNA polymerase sigma factor; translation: MISVAGVAAADRTLALDDATHWALRARDGDPSAQAAFVRATQAEVWRFTAALVDRDSADDLLQDTYLRAFRALPAFEGRSSARTWLLGIARRACADHLRTVVRRRRLDERLTGQAHTDHPYPDPAGQFGAADLLRRLPAERRGAFVLTQLLGLSYAEAAAVEGVPVGTIRSRVARARAELVEAVGDALAS
- a CDS encoding MauE/DoxX family redox-associated membrane protein, which gives rise to MTMVTSARARWDPVQPWLGLAVRLGLAAVWFWAGSTKVGDLAAAGRAVNAYQIFSFDVSRVIGAAQPFVEIALGVLLLLGLATRLAAGVSALLLVLFIAGIASAWARGLAIDCGCFSEGGPLAVGQTPSYLPEILRDIGFLIMAAFLLRWPPSPLSIDRWMAGGQRLEDEDE
- a CDS encoding DsbA family protein — encoded protein: MSSPRGPGRQGGSGRRPDKAQQGPQKAQGPQKAQKGQKAAQKKSSARVVREQLARERRRRRTIWTSLIAVAVLVIAGLIGWSVFASQPSTSDFTAPANATADGNAIVVGTGPVTIDIYEDFICPFCGQFEKSTGATLDQLVSENKVKLQFHPVAYLDRASSTNYSTRSSAASGCAADEGKYREYAEALFNRQPAEGSAGLSDDELISIGTSVGLDGGTFGSCVRDGTFKPWTAHVTEAASRANINSTPTVLVNGKGVNPNADALNAAVAAATK
- a CDS encoding energy-coupling factor ABC transporter ATP-binding protein translates to MIDAVETAPSLDVRGVRFAYPDGHVALHGVDLTVPKGDRVALLGPNGAGKTTLVLHLNGILAAAQGTVAVGGLTVDRDRATLGEIRRRVGIVFQDPDDQLFLPTVAEDVAFGPANLGLRGAELAARVDEALTAVGMSEHRDRAPHHLSFGQRRRVAVATVLAMHPEILVLDEPSSNLDPAARRELAEILRGLPVTLLMVTHDLPYALELCDRAVILDGGRIVADGGTAEVLADADLLARHRLELPYGFDPVAAAARG
- the cbiQ gene encoding cobalt ECF transporter T component CbiQ produces the protein MGAGHAHVLYREGDSPVHRLAPEVKITAMVAFSIAVVATPRHAFWAFGGYAVLVVVVAALARIGPGWLLKRSLIELPFVFFAFALPFLGHGERVSWLGLSLSVDGLYGGWNILAKGTLGVLASLLLAGTTTMRDLILGLDRLHCPQVLTQIATFMLRYLDVLAGEARRMRVARLSRGDDPRFLWQLRGFAAGIGALFLRAYERGERVYLAMLARGYDGRMPAVWQSTGAATAGHWVAGAAVPLAAAGIAVTALVLG
- a CDS encoding PDGLE domain-containing protein, which codes for MKQRNWAFLIGGLLVALLLAGVVSNFASSHPDGLDSSLREGCTFDAEDNITGGSCPAQQTKDHELADSPLADYGVQGVRNSYLSTGLSGVAGVLITFALGGGLFWLTRRRGTATSGPADTGDTADATTVPAGSEAAK
- a CDS encoding energy-coupling factor ABC transporter permease, whose product is MQSIAMHISNGIIDGPVAAIFAAFTLVVLTFCVIRARRDLDDRLAPMAGLVAAFIFAVQMLNFPIFTAGVSGHLLGGALAAILVGPWVGALCVSVVLVVQALVFSDGGVAMIGLNITNMAILGTAVGYLLIALLLRVLPRTPAGLAVTGFVSAMISVVVASQGFILQYWLGGTTDLGDSLGGLAATMAGAHLLIGIGEGLITATTVVTVAKVRPDLVYALRGLRPVPVLADPIAGGAR
- the bcp gene encoding thioredoxin-dependent thiol peroxidase, whose protein sequence is MTGSRLAPGDSAPEFTLPTDDGKTLALKELRGRKVVLYAYPAAMTPGCTKQACDFRDSLASLQAAGYEVVGISPDQPAKLAKFRERDAITFPLVSDADKAVLTAYGAYGEKQLYGKTVTGVIRSTFVIDADGLIERALYNVKATGHVAKLRRDLGLD
- a CDS encoding GntR family transcriptional regulator, with the protein product MPRTTPAYLQLAAILRTQILTGELPPGAKLPSETKLMAAHDISRSVAKWAIATLKGEGLVIGRAGSGVYVRDGSRLIRYAHGRNMRAADGPTSPFARDAEQAERTPTWDHDSRHDVADDLIAQRLAIEPGAPVMRTSYRFAADGEPIQLSTSWEPLAITAGTPVEWPEDGAAVGVVARMDSIGVRIDDFEERLTDRPALPDEAEALDLAPSSAPVWVIVRTYYAAGVPVETATIVLPRGRYELVYRVPVL